Genomic segment of Paenibacillus sp. FSL R5-0912:
ACCACTTCTCCTGAACGCTCCAGAAGGTCGAAGACCATATAAGCACGCACTGCCTTAAGCTGACAGTCCTTGCGGATAGCAACATCAACATACAGCACTTGATGGCCTTCCTGCAGCGACTGCTCCAGCACAGAGTACTGGAATTCATCCAGAAACACCTGGGCATCCGTGGCATTGCCAGCAGCAGCCGCAGTAACTTCTGCAGCAGCTCCACCAGCAGTGGGAACCTCTCCCCGGACAATAGCCTGGAGGGAAGATACAATTGCCGATACATCAGCCTTCCCCTCTCCCCCGGCTGTGATGTCCTCCACCATGGATTCCAGAGCATCAATACTCTTGAACAGGGTGTCAAAAATGAAATCCTGCATCCGAAGTTTATTGTTACGCACCAGATCAAGCACATTCTCCATTTGGTGCGTAAGCGAAGCCAAATCCTCAAAACCCATTGTAGCCGCCATACCTTTCAAGGTATGGGCAGAGCGGAAAATCACCTGGACAATACTCAGATCTTCAGGATTTGCTTCCAGCCCCATCATGCTTTCGTTCAATGACTGCAGATGATCATTTGACTCATCAATAAACATGGATAAATATTGGTTCATGTCCACTAACGAGCACCTCCCCTTCGAGTTCGCTTTTCCTTTATTTAACGGCTTGCACCAGCCTTGGAGCAATTTCTTGCAAAGGCAGGATATGTTTCACGCACTGTAGCTCCACTGCAGACCGCGGCATTCCGTAAACGACACAGGTCTCTTCACTCTCGGCAAAGGTTGACGTCACACCCGAGTCATAGAGTGCCTTCATCATTCGGGCCCCGTCGCTGCCCATCCCGGTCATAATGACCGCATGACGTTCAAGCGAAGTAAGCTGCAGTACCGATTCGAACAGTGTATCTACAGAAGGCCTATGTCCGTTGCGGGCTTCTTCCTTGGTAAGCTCAATCACATATTGGCCGCCGGCCGCCTGAGCAACCTTCAGATGATATCCGCCAGGAGCTATATACGCAGCCCCCTGCCTCAGAACCATGCCATGCTCCGCTTCAGCAACCTCCAGCGCGCTGAAGGTATTCAGCCGCTGAGCCAGCGATTTGGTGAAATTAGGCGGCATATGCTGAACAATGACAATCGGTGCCGGAAAATTACCGGGGATGTTCTCCAGGAACGCCTTGAGCGCCCGCGGACCGCCGGTAGAGCACCCTACCGCCACCAGCTTGCGCAGGCCCCTATTTCCGTTCACAGGGCCTGCCTGCGCAACAGGAGGATCAAAGAAGCCTCCTGCAGCCGTCTCAGCGGCAGCAGCCCGCAGATCGGGCAATGCTGCTCCCGTATCCCCTTGAGTCCGGCTTCTGAAGCGTTCGGATGCAGGTGGTGGCACTGCTGGAGCCGGCTTGCCCGGCCGCTTCGTAACTTCACTGACCGGGCCTTTCACTGGAGGGATCTTGTCTGCCAGCAGCTCCTGAGGGGCTCTGCCCTTCGGCATCAGCGCACTCTGAGCCGGCTTGCGCAAGGAGTCCGTTTCTTTCTTAAGCGGCTCTGCCTTACGTTTCAATGGTTCTATGACCGTGCGCGGAGCAGCAGGCGGCGCTGGCAGAACGTGCTGATCAGGAGGCAGCAGTTCAGGGGCCTTGTAAGCAGAAGCGCGTGCTTCACGCTGTTCGCGCGCTAGCATGGCTTCCTTCATCTGCTCGCGGAGTGATTCCCCGACTGCGATAATATCCTGGGAGTTTGAAATGGACGGCTTTCGGATGAAATCGAAAGCCCCCCATTCCAAAGCCAGAATGGTTTCCTTCATCCCCTCCTCATTAATCCCCGACAGCATAATGACTGGCAGCGGACGCTGGGCCATTATTATTTTCAGCGCCTCCAGACCATTCATTTCCGGCATTTCCACATCCATGGTTACCAGATCCGGACGAAGCTCGTTCACCTTCTCAATAGCTTCACGGCCGTTGGACGCCGTTGCTGTTACCTGAAAGTCAGGATCGTTTTCAATTAAATCGGAAATGATTTTACGCATAAAAGCAGAATCATCAACGACCAAAACCTTGTATGGCCTCATAGCATTTCCACCTCTGTCCCTCAAATTCAGAACAATTATTTGTTTCGTTTCAACCACTTGCTGATAAATCCCTTGATGCCCTGTACTTTAGCGGTTTCTACTGAATCAACAGCCAGATAGCTCAGCGCAAGCCGGTGCACATCTTTAGCTGCTATACTGTTCGGAAAAGCCACTGAGAATGGAATTTGTTTCTTCACTGCCTGAACTACATGGGGATCACTGCTTATATAGCCCAGAAACGGGAGTTCGAGCTGCAGAAACCGGCTGGCGGCCATGCGGATTTTATCACTGGTCACTCTTGCTTCCCGTTCATCCCCCGCCTGGTTGACAATCAGCCGGAATGAAACCTCAGGATGCGAGTTATGAACAACTTTCATCAGCGCGTATGCATCCGTAATCGCGGTAGGCTCAGGCGTCGTTACAACCAGACAGTCATCTGCAGAAGTGATAAACTTCATCGTTTCCTTCGACAATCCAGCCCCTGTGTCAAAGAGTATAAAGTCCATCGTGTCGGCAATTTGCGCAATCTGAGCGGTAAAGTAGTCCAGATCAGCTTCTGAGAGTGAGAATAGCTCATCCATTCCGGAACCGCCAGCGATAAAAGGTAAGGATTCCGGACCCAGCTGAATGATCTGTCCGATATCGGCTTCCCGCTTAAGCAGATGGTACAGATTGTATTTCGCTGACACGCCCATAAGCACGTCTATGTTAGCCATGCCGATATCGGCATCGAACAACAGAACTCTCCGCCCCAGGGATTTCAGTGCAAGCGCAAAGTTAAGGGTGAAATTCGACTTTCCGACTCCCCCCTTTCCGCTGCATACGGTAATGATCCGGGCAGAGACTCCGCTGCCGGTGAGCTGCCTAGAATCCTGGGTGGATACTAACCGTCTTAAAGCTTGCGCCTGATCCATCACTCGCCCCCTGTTCCCAGCAGCATTCCGGTAATCTGCTCTCTGGTAGCCATCAGAAGATCATCAGGAACATTCTGGCCATTCGTAATATAAGAGAGCTTTAGCGGAAAATCATTCAGAACATTGAAGAGCGGGCCATAGCTGCCTGTTTCATCCAGCTTCGTGAAAATAACCTTATCCAGCGGGTATCTGCCAAAGTGCTCAGCGATCTTTTTCATGTCGCGGCTTTTTGAGGTCAGGCTAAGCACCAGGAAGGTTTCGCTTTTGAGCTCCTTGGCAAGCAGGCTCTGCAGTTCGGCCACCAGCATTTCATTGCGGTAGTTCCGGCCTGCAGTATCCATAAGTATCAGATCACAGCCCTCCAGGCGGAACATGGCTCTTTGCAGATCCCCGGGCGACTGGACAACCTCCAGCGGCATATTCAAAATGGATGCGTATGTTCTAAGCTGCTCGACCGCTGAAATCCGGTAGGTGTCCGAGGTAATCAGGCCCACTTTGCGGCCCTGCTTAAACAGCTGCTCCGCCGCCAGCTTGGCAATGGTCGTTGTCTTGCCTACACCTGTAGGTCCGGCAATGTATACGATCTTTGTATCGGGAGCAATTCCTTTGCCGATGCGTCCAGCCAGGAATTCACCGATTTGCTCTTCCAATGCTTCACCGAAGCGGTCCGCCCTCCAGCCGCTGCCTTCTCCCCGGTAGCGCTCCAGAACATTTCCAATCCATTCATCCACAAGTACTGCGTCTGTCTCCTGATCAATCAGACGGCTTTTGAGCACTTCCAGTGCGTCCGGCAATTCAGCTGCCCCGGAGGAATAACGCGCGATACGCTCCATCCAGTGCTTCATATCCCTGATTTCACGAAGGACATCGCTCTCTTGTGCAGGAACACCGCCAGGGGCAGGCTCTTCGGCGACAAGGGAATCATAGATTGCCGAGAGAGATTTGCGGCCCTCCTCCGGATTTGGAACCGGCTGCGGCTCTTTAGCGGGTGCAACCGCCGTAATGTCCGGCTCCTCTGTCTTAGATAGTGCCTCCATCACCGCTACGCCTCCGCCGCCCTGATCACCAGGATCAGAAAGTGCAGCGGCAATCTCGGCAAATGAGCGGGCTGATGTTGGAGCAGATGCTGAAGCCGCCTTTTGGTAAGCTTGCGGAACAGCGCTTCGTGGTATATTCATCGGTTGAGCAGGTGCTTTCTCGGGCACGGCCGGCTTCTGGGCATTCTCAACGGCTGCCACGACTTCGATTTTCTTCTTGGTGAACATGCCCATAAATCCGCCGACTTTAACCTCTTTGGTGCTTAAAATGACGGCGTCGCTTCCAAGTTCGCTGCGGATGGAATGCATGGCGTCAGGCATCGTATCGACCACATAACGCTTCACTCTCATAAATTCACCACCCCAACGCTTTGAATTTCAATATTTGGCTCGAGCTCGCTGTAAGACAACACCGGAATATCCTGCATCGTCCGTTCAATCACCTGCCGCAGGTACATTCTAATGGTAGGAGATGTCAAGACGATCGGCTGCTGTCCGGATTGCAAGAGACGGTTGATCTGCTCCGTAAGCCGCTGATAGACGGTTTGAGTGGAAACAGGATCAAGTGCCAAATAGCTGCCTTGCTCTGTCTGCTGAACACTTTCGGTAATTTTCTTTTCAAGTGTGGGACCTACTGTAATTACACGCAATGTTTCACCCGATTGTGAGAATTGCTGTGTAATCTGCCTGGACAGGGACTGCCGGACATATTCCGTTAGAATATCAGGGTCCTTGGTGTATGTGCCATAATCCGCCAGAGTCTCGAAGATCGTTACCAGATCCCGGATGGAAATCTTCTCACGGAGCAGCTTGCCAAGGACTTTCTGAATATCACCAACCGCCAGTATGGAAGGAATGAGTTCGTCCACCAGAACGGGATAGTTCTCCCTGAGATTATCGACCAGCTGTTTGGTCTCCTGACGTCCCAGCAGCTCATGACCGTGACGTTTGATTAGCTCTGTCAAATGTGTGGCCACAACCGAAGGGGGATCCACTACCGTATAACCGGATAACTCCGCCCGTTCTTTAACAGATTCATCAATCCATAATGCAGGTAATCCAAACGATGGTTCGATAGTCTCAATCCCGCTAATCGACTCGTCATCATAACCGGGACTCATGGCAAGATAGTGATTAAGTAATAATTCACCGCCGCCAACGTTATTTCCTTTAATTTTGATGACATATTCATTCGGTTTTAGTTGAATATTGTCGCGAATACGAATAACCGGCACGACTAGACCCATCTCAAGCGCACATTGCCGTCGAATCATGATGATACGGTCGAGCAGATCGCCGCCCTGTCCCGTATCCGCCAAAGGGATCAGGCCATAGCCGAATTCGAACTCGATTGGGTCAACCGTCAGCAGATTAATGACACTTTCGGGGCTGCGCACTTCTTCAATCTGCTTCTCCTCTACCAGCTGTTCATCGGCAATCTGCTGCCTGCTGGCCTTCTGGCCCATGCTGTAGGCCGCATAAGCCATCAGACCCGCCAGAGGCAATGTAGACATCACCGTGATCGGGGTGAAGAAACCCAGAAAAGCAATGGTCACTGCTACAATATAGAGAAGCTTCGGATAAGACAGCAATTGTCCAGTCAAATCTTCAGCCAGATTGCCTTCCGAAGCCGCCCGGGTTACGATCAGTCCGGAAGCGGTGGAAATAAGCAGTGCCGGAATCTGGCTGACCAAGCCATCCCCGATCGTCAGTATGGAGTAGGTCGAAAGTGCATCCTGGAAGGACATTCCGTGAATTGTCATCCCGATAATAAAGCCGCCGATCAGATTGATCAGCAGGATGATAATACTGGCAATGGCGTCACCTTTAACGAATTTACTCGCACCATCCATGGCTCCGAAGAAATCCGCTTCGCGCTCAACATTACGCCGGCGTTCGCGCGCCTGCTGCTCATTGATCATCCCTGCATTCAGATCCGCATCGATACTCATCTGTTTACCGGGCATCGCATCCAGTGTAAAGCGCGCCCCCACCTCGGCAACGCGCTCAGAGCCTTTGGTGATAACAATGAACTGCACAACAACCAGAATCAGGAAGACGATGAAACCTATAGCGATTTGTCCACCTGCAATCCAGCTTCCGAATGTAGCTACCACTTCACCGGCATGACCATCACCAAGAATCAGTTTGGTGGTGGAGATATTCAAGGCTAACCGGAACAGTGTAGTGATCAAGAGTAATGAAGGGAAAATCGAGAACTGCAGCGGATCTTTCGTATTCATTGCGACCAATATAATGGTCAGGGCTATTGAGATATTGACAATTAACAGTACATCCAGAAGCCAGACAGGGATGGGCAGAATCATCATAAGCACAATGCCGATAACGCCCAGTAGAACTGTTAGATCTCTAGCTTTCAATGTCCTTAACCTCCCCCGGCTTATCTCCTCTTACCTTTAAGCTTGTATACATAGGCCAGCACTTCGGCAACAGCCTGGAACAAATCGGCCGGAACCACATCACCGATTTCCGCTCTCTGGAATAGCGCCCGTGCCAGCGGCTTATTCTCCATAGTCACAACACCATGCTCCTTGGCCAGCTCCCGGATACGAAGCGCCACATAATCCTGGCCCTTGGCTATAATCTGCGGAGCCTCCATTTTGGAACCGTCATACTTCAGGGCAACCGCAAAGTGGGTCGGGTTCGTGATGATAACATCGGCCTTAGGGACCTCCTGCATCATCCGCTGCATCGCCATTCTGCGCTGACGTTCCCTGATTTTACCTTTAATGATGGGGTCGCCCTCCATCTTTTTGTACTCGTCCTTGATGTCTTGCTTGGACATTTTCAGACTTTTCTCATGCTCGTATTTCTGATAAATATAGTCCAGAACGGCCATGATAAAAAGAGCCGCCGCAATCTTGATGCCCAGGCTCATGGTCAGCTTCGCAGCGAAGCCGAACACACTTTCAGCGCTAACACGTGCGAGGGAAGCAAAGCTCTCCTTCTCCCCCCAGAGCGTGCTGTAGACCAGATAGGCTATCAGCACCAGCTTGAAGATCGACTTGAGAAACTCTACAAACGAACGCATGGAGAAAATATTCTTGAAGCCTTTGATCGGATTAATCTTCTCGAACTTAGGTGTAATCCCTGCACCGCTAGCCATGAATCCCACCTGCGCGAAGTTGGCCACAAGCGCCAGAAGGAAGGTGATGCCCAGCAGGGGAGCCAGCAGAATCAGAATCTGCAGCCCGTACTGGTTGAAGAGCTTGGAGATATTCTCCGCTGTTACTTCCATCATCATCCGGTTCTGAAACACATCTGTGAACAGCTTGACAAAGCGTTCTTTCATGAAACCGCCGAAAATGCTCAGCGACAACAATGCCGAGAACAGCACCACTGCGCCGGACATCTCCGCGCTCTTGGCTACCTGCCCTTTCTTGCGGGCGTCCTGCCGTTTCTTCGGGGTGGCCTTCTCAGTCTTATCTCCCCCGAACAGCTGAAGATTTAATTTATATCGTTTTGGCTTAGCCATGACACTCTCTCCTTACCGTTACCTAAGGACTCTTCCCCACGAGGCCAAGTAAGTTATGCATGGACTCAAACATAATGTCGAAGAGATTCTGGAACAGCACAGCCAGCCCCGGCATCAGTATAAGAAGTAGCGCCAGACCTACAATGATTTTGAGCGGAACCCCGATGACGAACACATTATATTGCGGAGCAGTTCTCGCCAGGAAGGCCAGACCCACATCCGTTAAGAATAGTGCTGTAACCAGCGGCGCCGACATTTGAAAGGCCAGCATGAAGGATTGTGCGAAGGTGCGTATCAGGAATTCCGACAAGCTTCCGTCGATCATTTTGAGGAACAGGTCATTGTCGATAGGCACCCATTTATAACTGTAAACAATGGCATCCAGCAAATAGTGATGTCCGTTCATCGTCAGAAACAGCAGCAGCGCAATCATATACTTGAAGTTACCGATAATAGGGGCTGATGCGCCAGTCATCGGGTCAATTACATTGGCGATACCAAACCCGATCTGAATATCGATAAAAGAACCCGCCGTCTGAATCGTCATAAACATCAGATACGCGACAAAGCCAAGCAGCAGTCCGATTAAAGCTTCTCTGACGATCAGCAGAATAAAATTCAGATCCTGCGGAACGGTGATGTTCATCCCGCCTGAGCTGAAGATAACCATGGAAACAAAAAAAGACAAACCAATTTTGAATGTTGTCGGCACACTTTGCGAAGAAAAGACAGGAACGACAACAAAAAAAGCAGTAATTCGACAAAAAATCAGCAGAAAGACAGGAAAACTTTGCAGCAGGGTCTCTATATTCATAATCTCAACCGATATACATATAGAGGCTGCCCAAAATTTGACTGGTGAAATCCACCAGCTTCGTTATAATCCACGGACCGAATAGCAGTAATGCGAGCAGTACGGCAACGATTTTGGGAACAAACGCCAGGGTTTGCTCCTGAATCTGGGTTGTGGCTTGAAATATACTGACGATCAGTCCTACCACCAGACCAAGAATCAGCATGGGTGCGCTGGTTTCCAGCACCAAATATACGGCTTGGCCGGCTAGACCGATAATAAAATCCGCATTCATCCCTTACGCCTCCTCTTAAGGGTCAGGTGTTAAAACTTAGCAGCAGTGATTTGACTACTAGGTACCAGCCGTCCACTAGTACAAAGAGCATAATTTTGAAAGGCAAGGATATCATGACCGGCGGCAGCATCATCATCCCCATGGCCATAAGCGTACTGGATACTACGATATCAATAATGAGAAAGGGTATAAAAATCATAAAGCCCATCATAAATGCTTTTTTCATCTCACCAATCGCAAACGCCGGTACCATAACTGTCAAAGGGATATCATTGTAGCTGGCCGGTTTGACTGTTGCATTGTTGCCGGTATAGTTCATGAACAGCAGCAGGTCCTTGGTATTGGTCTGCTTGAACATAAATTCCTTCAGCGGTTCCTGCGCTTTATTGAGCGCCTCGCTCTGGGTCAGCGTGCCTTTCATATACGGCTGTAAGGCCGTTTCATTCACTGTTGCCAGTGTCGGTGACATAATAAATAGTGTCAGGAACAGAGCCAGTCCCACAAGCACCTGGTTTGGGGGCATTTGCTGCGTACCGAGCGAAGTTCTTACGAACCCCAGTACGATTACTATTCGGGTAAAGCTTGTCATTAACACCAGAAATGAAGGAGCTATGCTCAGAACCGTTACCAGCAGCAGTATGGAAATTGAACTCGTGCCACCGCTTGCAGTATCGTTATCACCGACCTGAATACTAATGTTGGGAATAGGATCCGCGTGAACCGGATGCAGAAGAACAATACTGAATATACCTAGAAGCAGTAACGAAAGAATCAGCTTTTTTTTCATAAATCCCTCGACTCATTCTTAAGGTCATCATCCCGCAGCAGCTCTTCGAGCTTCTCTTTACGCTCAGGCGCAAGCGCAAGCTTGGACTGCAGCGTCTCATAGA
This window contains:
- a CDS encoding protein-glutamate methylesterase/protein-glutamine glutaminase, yielding MRPYKVLVVDDSAFMRKIISDLIENDPDFQVTATASNGREAIEKVNELRPDLVTMDVEMPEMNGLEALKIIMAQRPLPVIMLSGINEEGMKETILALEWGAFDFIRKPSISNSQDIIAVGESLREQMKEAMLAREQREARASAYKAPELLPPDQHVLPAPPAAPRTVIEPLKRKAEPLKKETDSLRKPAQSALMPKGRAPQELLADKIPPVKGPVSEVTKRPGKPAPAVPPPASERFRSRTQGDTGAALPDLRAAAAETAAGGFFDPPVAQAGPVNGNRGLRKLVAVGCSTGGPRALKAFLENIPGNFPAPIVIVQHMPPNFTKSLAQRLNTFSALEVAEAEHGMVLRQGAAYIAPGGYHLKVAQAAGGQYVIELTKEEARNGHRPSVDTLFESVLQLTSLERHAVIMTGMGSDGARMMKALYDSGVTSTFAESEETCVVYGMPRSAVELQCVKHILPLQEIAPRLVQAVK
- a CDS encoding MinD/ParA family protein, coding for MMDQAQALRRLVSTQDSRQLTGSGVSARIITVCSGKGGVGKSNFTLNFALALKSLGRRVLLFDADIGMANIDVLMGVSAKYNLYHLLKREADIGQIIQLGPESLPFIAGGSGMDELFSLSEADLDYFTAQIAQIADTMDFILFDTGAGLSKETMKFITSADDCLVVTTPEPTAITDAYALMKVVHNSHPEVSFRLIVNQAGDEREARVTSDKIRMAASRFLQLELPFLGYISSDPHVVQAVKKQIPFSVAFPNSIAAKDVHRLALSYLAVDSVETAKVQGIKGFISKWLKRNK
- the flhF gene encoding flagellar biosynthesis protein FlhF, which codes for MRVKRYVVDTMPDAMHSIRSELGSDAVILSTKEVKVGGFMGMFTKKKIEVVAAVENAQKPAVPEKAPAQPMNIPRSAVPQAYQKAASASAPTSARSFAEIAAALSDPGDQGGGGVAVMEALSKTEEPDITAVAPAKEPQPVPNPEEGRKSLSAIYDSLVAEEPAPGGVPAQESDVLREIRDMKHWMERIARYSSGAAELPDALEVLKSRLIDQETDAVLVDEWIGNVLERYRGEGSGWRADRFGEALEEQIGEFLAGRIGKGIAPDTKIVYIAGPTGVGKTTTIAKLAAEQLFKQGRKVGLITSDTYRISAVEQLRTYASILNMPLEVVQSPGDLQRAMFRLEGCDLILMDTAGRNYRNEMLVAELQSLLAKELKSETFLVLSLTSKSRDMKKIAEHFGRYPLDKVIFTKLDETGSYGPLFNVLNDFPLKLSYITNGQNVPDDLLMATREQITGMLLGTGGE
- the flhA gene encoding flagellar biosynthesis protein FlhA, which translates into the protein MMILPIPVWLLDVLLIVNISIALTIILVAMNTKDPLQFSIFPSLLLITTLFRLALNISTTKLILGDGHAGEVVATFGSWIAGGQIAIGFIVFLILVVVQFIVITKGSERVAEVGARFTLDAMPGKQMSIDADLNAGMINEQQARERRRNVEREADFFGAMDGASKFVKGDAIASIIILLINLIGGFIIGMTIHGMSFQDALSTYSILTIGDGLVSQIPALLISTASGLIVTRAASEGNLAEDLTGQLLSYPKLLYIVAVTIAFLGFFTPITVMSTLPLAGLMAYAAYSMGQKASRQQIADEQLVEEKQIEEVRSPESVINLLTVDPIEFEFGYGLIPLADTGQGGDLLDRIIMIRRQCALEMGLVVPVIRIRDNIQLKPNEYVIKIKGNNVGGGELLLNHYLAMSPGYDDESISGIETIEPSFGLPALWIDESVKERAELSGYTVVDPPSVVATHLTELIKRHGHELLGRQETKQLVDNLRENYPVLVDELIPSILAVGDIQKVLGKLLREKISIRDLVTIFETLADYGTYTKDPDILTEYVRQSLSRQITQQFSQSGETLRVITVGPTLEKKITESVQQTEQGSYLALDPVSTQTVYQRLTEQINRLLQSGQQPIVLTSPTIRMYLRQVIERTMQDIPVLSYSELEPNIEIQSVGVVNL
- the flhB gene encoding flagellar biosynthesis protein FlhB, with product MAKPKRYKLNLQLFGGDKTEKATPKKRQDARKKGQVAKSAEMSGAVVLFSALLSLSIFGGFMKERFVKLFTDVFQNRMMMEVTAENISKLFNQYGLQILILLAPLLGITFLLALVANFAQVGFMASGAGITPKFEKINPIKGFKNIFSMRSFVEFLKSIFKLVLIAYLVYSTLWGEKESFASLARVSAESVFGFAAKLTMSLGIKIAAALFIMAVLDYIYQKYEHEKSLKMSKQDIKDEYKKMEGDPIIKGKIRERQRRMAMQRMMQEVPKADVIITNPTHFAVALKYDGSKMEAPQIIAKGQDYVALRIRELAKEHGVVTMENKPLARALFQRAEIGDVVPADLFQAVAEVLAYVYKLKGKRR
- the fliR gene encoding flagellar biosynthetic protein FliR; translation: MNIETLLQSFPVFLLIFCRITAFFVVVPVFSSQSVPTTFKIGLSFFVSMVIFSSGGMNITVPQDLNFILLIVREALIGLLLGFVAYLMFMTIQTAGSFIDIQIGFGIANVIDPMTGASAPIIGNFKYMIALLLFLTMNGHHYLLDAIVYSYKWVPIDNDLFLKMIDGSLSEFLIRTFAQSFMLAFQMSAPLVTALFLTDVGLAFLARTAPQYNVFVIGVPLKIIVGLALLLILMPGLAVLFQNLFDIMFESMHNLLGLVGKSP
- the fliQ gene encoding flagellar biosynthesis protein FliQ, producing MNADFIIGLAGQAVYLVLETSAPMLILGLVVGLIVSIFQATTQIQEQTLAFVPKIVAVLLALLLFGPWIITKLVDFTSQILGSLYMYIG
- the fliP gene encoding flagellar type III secretion system pore protein FliP (The bacterial flagellar biogenesis protein FliP forms a type III secretion system (T3SS)-type pore required for flagellar assembly.); this encodes MKKKLILSLLLLGIFSIVLLHPVHADPIPNISIQVGDNDTASGGTSSISILLLVTVLSIAPSFLVLMTSFTRIVIVLGFVRTSLGTQQMPPNQVLVGLALFLTLFIMSPTLATVNETALQPYMKGTLTQSEALNKAQEPLKEFMFKQTNTKDLLLFMNYTGNNATVKPASYNDIPLTVMVPAFAIGEMKKAFMMGFMIFIPFLIIDIVVSSTLMAMGMMMLPPVMISLPFKIMLFVLVDGWYLVVKSLLLSFNT